The Primulina huaijiensis isolate GDHJ02 unplaced genomic scaffold, ASM1229523v2 scaffold42781, whole genome shotgun sequence genome includes a region encoding these proteins:
- the LOC140969785 gene encoding uncharacterized protein isoform X2: MSPVLKMGYVMMASWNVVMAIGSVGGCVEDGDMNETAKKILIIAFHLSKWAEVRVCGACAKFLCGGIVGCWVGEDELWNKLYEDQTRYEDKLYELFTGLQEKELMRPYINYGNKKKQSRYCRVQVPGVLC, translated from the exons ATGAGCCCTGTCCTGAAAATGGGCTATGTTATGATGGCAAGCTGGAATGTGGTCATGGCTATAGGAAGCGTGGGAGGGTGTGTTGAGGATGGAGATATGAATGAAACAGCCAAAAAGATTTTGATCATTGCCTTTCATTTA TCAAAATGGGCAGAAGTTCGTGTATGTGGAGCATGTGCTAAATTTTTGTGCGGTGGAATAGTTGGCTGTTGG GTTGGGGAAGATGAACTTTGGAATAAGTTGTATGAAGACCAAACAAGGTATGAGGATAAACTGTATGAACTATTTACGGGTCTGCAAGAAAAAGAGCTAATGAGACCATATATAAACTATGGAAACAAGAAGAAACAGTCAAGG TATTGCAGAGTTCAAGTTCCCGGAGTCCTTTGTTGA
- the LOC140969785 gene encoding uncharacterized protein isoform X1 yields the protein MSPVLKMGYVMMASWNVVMAIGSVGGCVEDGDMNETAKKILIIAFHLSKWAEVRVCGACAKFLCGGIVGCWVGEDELWNKLYEDQTSIAEFKFPESFVDCYEPLSCHARQWMTKQALLLVPACALVYDLTTQL from the exons ATGAGCCCTGTCCTGAAAATGGGCTATGTTATGATGGCAAGCTGGAATGTGGTCATGGCTATAGGAAGCGTGGGAGGGTGTGTTGAGGATGGAGATATGAATGAAACAGCCAAAAAGATTTTGATCATTGCCTTTCATTTA TCAAAATGGGCAGAAGTTCGTGTATGTGGAGCATGTGCTAAATTTTTGTGCGGTGGAATAGTTGGCTGTTGG GTTGGGGAAGATGAACTTTGGAATAAGTTGTATGAAGACCAAACAAG TATTGCAGAGTTCAAGTTCCCGGAGTCCTTTGTTGACTGTTACGAACCACTGTCATGTCATGCCCGACAGTGGATGACCAAGCAGGCTTTACTTTTAGTGCCAGCATGTGCATTGGTATACGATTTGACTACACAGCTTTAA